AATTGTgatttataatgtttttttttttgatcaacaagttgttttttttggttggaAGTGACAAACCACACTAAGACATTGTGCTAGATTgcataaaaatgtctaaaattctGTGTACCTCTTGAAAATGTCatacatttttgagaaaatgcagtctCTGTATCATTCCAAATGTTACTGCTAATTTCTACAATGTCCTTGATAATTGTGATACACTATAACTATGAGGAACGGCTGACATCATTTaaccattttttgtttctttttactcAAAATGTCACGTCCAGGGTCCATCACTGATAGAGCTACACATTGTGGTTATAAAGTTGTATCCAAGTGTTTTAAAAGTCCAACGGCCACAGTGCAAAGCATCAtgagaaaaacagaaggagCTACACATTGTGaaaacgattaaaaaaaaaaaaaaaaaatagatatatacatacataaagATGATGTCTACCATAAAACATGgtgatttatatatatttttaaaaccaaTATGCTTCCTTTGGCTGAAAATAACATAATATAGCAaatgtattatattataattaCATAGCTAttatattgtgtcattttttttttcttttggagatATTTGATCACATATTAggtgatatttatattttttcatgctatttgtgcattttatcaGGTCCATGTATATTAATCGTTATGATTTTAatgcttatttttgttttgatgtaTTAGGGATCATTTGGggcaataaaataaagataaataaataaatgaaacgtTAATAATACTTTAAAAAGAATGACGTCATTTTCGAGGAAacgtaaacaaaaaacaaaacaaaaaatatttattaattaagATAAAAGACGCATTTTTTCCAagttaaaaaaagcaataaacaaacaaataaaactgtttaatttatGGAATAAGAAAAAGAGCGACGCCGGAGCTCTGACGGGTGAACATCCTGTCAGGCACCGCTCAGGGCGGAGACTCTCCTCGGCCTTCACTGTAACCGACCGAGCTCCGGTTCCTGTTCGAGTCCCTACCGGAGAACCGAAAAATGCCTCCAACCTCACTGTAAACCCGGTTCAACATCTGAAAACACCAGGTACCGTGACCTCCGTTAGATTTAGTTAGCTTCAGGTtgagttttacattttgaaaaccATCGAGATGCAACAGGTTACTGTAACGCTAACTGTTAGCATCAGCTAGCTTGCTAAGTAGTTAGCCTTAAACATCTCTTTTTCAATTTAATCACATTCAGGTAATCGACTTTACCTAGTTGAGTTATTGATACACGCAGGTATTGATTATAGATATTATAATTCAAACACACAATCTGTCAGAGCTAGCAAAACTATCGATAGTTAGCCTAGCTAGCTGCTATGCTAGCTGACAACCTGTTGTTTTGGATGTAATAACAGCTGGTTAAAGGCCTGTTATTACTCTCTTATTCTTCGTAATATTCACTCCCACTAATCTGGCTTTAATTTACAGCTCGTCTCCTGTTTGTACAGTTATTTTACTGTAGTCAGCTTGTTTTATTGtactttattttccttctgtACTTCCCAGTGCTGGTTTAAAAAAACCTAACAGATCATTTTCACAGGTGGGTTACAGTTAATcatattttctgacactttaaaGTACTTAAAGTGAAGCAGAATAAAATACACGTCTGTAACAGTGGATTAAATGGAAGCCATGAAAGTACACAAAGTAAAGTTAAGACATTAGAAGCAGAGCGGAACATTTACTCTAAATCTTATCCGCCAAGAGCAATATCCAAATTGCAGGAGTTACATTTTTTACAAGGGTAAAATGTGTCATTAAAAATGAAGCATCATGGTGCCTGTTTGGTGcagactgcagcaaaaaaaaaaaaaaaaaattacataattttaacatttgtgtCAGGGAGAAAGAAATGCTTAAATGACCATTACCACTAAAATTGACTCATTttgcaatatctgtcaaaaataattgCATTATAATGGCTTTATTTGCATATCATTTAGCCTCAAttacaaatgcacaaatattAACTTATCAAAAAGATATTATTAGAAGTAGAACTGGACTCCAGGGCTGATATTGAGTATTAGTCATCAAGAAGACTGATAACAGAGATTTAGAACTGATACACATTTGCATTATAAATGAAAACTTGCTGTGAAACTTTAGAACAACATACACTCCTATGCAGAGCTGTGTTGAAATGCATTCAtgtttcacatatttttaataaattaagaGAACATTTCAACAGTTATCCTTCAGTGTTGGTTGGCTTTATCAGGTAGCACTCTggactaatgattattttcacagtcgattaatctgttgattattttctcaactaatttattagttgtttggtccttaaaatatcagaaaatgggaagataaatattataaaatgtgaatgttaaaaaatattcacattttagaagctggaCTTGATCTTATAAATTAATCACAGAAAAGATTCATTTAATTGTTGACAACTAGAATCGTTGCAGCTGTACTTGCTCATGACAACAGAATTATTACAGATAGATGGAGACACCTGCTTTAGAGctaaaacagcacatttttaaagtattattattgttgagaattgttttttaaataatattgacACTGATAATCGGATAAGTGCCAGAAGTATTATTACCTAAAGTACTTTAAACATAGTAAATAAGACTTAAATTACCCGCAGAACTAACTGCTAACCAGCAAAGAGCTGTCAGAGCTGAACAACTGTATCAGCTTGTACCCATGAAGTTGCATTGCTGTGGTCAGCCTCTGTTGCACGCTGTCATTTACAGAAAGTTCAAGCCTCTAATATAATTGCGTATTGTTGAGCTGTGCAGTCTCTGTAATGCACTGCTGTATAGACAGTCTCTCCCTGCAGCTTCAGCCACCGAATCATTCCCACTTTGTTTGCTGATGAAATGAGACCATTGTTTCTCGGGGACGGCAGATATTGGGTCAACTGCACTGTGGTGAATAGAGATACAGGGGGTAGCCCACAGCTAGGTCAGCCTGTGGCATAGTTAGCTCACTTCAATGGTAATGGGGCCATTCAGATAAACTTTTATAGCCgggcctcttcttcttcttcttccaggaGTTCTGCACGCAAGAAATTATTCACAGTTTGTTCCCTTTGGACTGAGCAGCCGCTGCTTTGTGTCTGCCTTCCTGTGTTTATCCAGGAAGCAGCCTCAGCCATGTCGTGCCGGGACATCCACGCCACCAACGCTTTCTCCTTCATCATCGCCTTTGTGTCTGTGGGTGGGATCGCTGTGGCGGCGGTAATCCCACAGTGGCGTGTAACCAGACTCGTCACCTTCAATCGCAACGCCAAGAATATCAGCGTGTATGATGGGCTGTGGGCTAAATGTGTGAAGCAGGATGGCTACTCAGGATGTTACTACTATGATTCAGAGGTATTTTTCCTctcatctgctgtttttttgtcacttttatgtCCTAAATGATCCAAAtaaatcctgtttttgtttattctccAGTGGTATTCTAAGGTGGACCAGCTGGACCTGCGGCTGCTGCAGTTCTGCCTCCCTATCGGCATCATGTTCGGATCTTTCGCCCTGCTGCTGTGCATGGCTGGGATGTGTAagacctgctgctgctcagacaaACCCGAACCGGACATCAAAACCATCCGCTTCCTGGTGAACAGTGCCGGATGTCACCTGGTGGCCGGGATGTTCCTGTTCCTGGGCGGAGCGATTCCCTTGGCGCCCTCAGTGTGGTTCCTGTTCCGCACTAAGGAGATGAACATCAAGTACGACAACATTTTCTCCGACGGCTTCGCTGTTTACGTGTCCATCGGCTGCTCTGGAGGCCTGATGCTAGCAGCGCTGCTAATGTTCATGTGGTACTGCATGTGTAAGAAGCTGCCGTCGCCTTTCTGGTTGCCTCTACCATCCATGTCCAACTCTCTGTCTGCGCAGCCGCTAACCGCTAATGGATTCCCTCCTTCGCCGGTTTATGGACCGCAGCCGTTTCCTCCCACGGTGATCGACACTCAGCCTTTTGTTCCGTCGCAGGGCTACGCTCAGAGCGTGGTCGCCCCGGCTGCTACACAGGTCTACATGTCTCAGCTTTCTGCTCCGGATGGGTATGGATCAGAGGTCGGAGGGACTCAGGCCTACAGCTACGCCCCCTCTCAGAGTTACGCTCCCTCTCAAAGCTACGCTCCATCCCAGAGTTACGCTCCATCCCAGAGTTACGCTCCCTCTCAGGGCTACGCCTCCAGCTACGCCGGCCACCGCTACTCCACCCGCTCCCGCATGTCGGCCATAGAGATCGACATTCCCGTGCTGACACAGGCCCAGTGAGATAACCTCGGCACACCGAAGGCTTCTGTCCACAAACCTCCACACTGATAAAACTAATACACTGTGATGTATGAACGTTTATACCATGAGAGCCATTTGCAGCCTCTGGAGTGATAGTTTCAGAAATTCTTTCAGGCAGATCAGCTCTGCAAATTGCTGAATACAGAAGATGAGAGTCTGTCAGAACTACCCTGGAGCTGCTTTATGAAGgacaacattttcttttatgtgATGATTACTGAAGTGCAGACGCTGTGTTCAGCTCACTGTTGTAGAAAGGAGAGAAACTTTATTTACAGCCAAATACACTTAAAGATGCCTCAATCAGCTGGCTTGTTTCACTATTTTACCAGCAGAGCAGGACCACTAAATAATAATTCCTCACTTGCTGACATGACCAATGAACCAACTTATTAACTACGGTGACTGATATTTAATAggttgtttaaccctctgaactccaaacgATTTCTGggccattttttttaacctcttgtcacatttttcctcatttttcactgcaatataaacttGTGTACAACCAtaaagaagcagagagaactcaaatgtctcctgtgcagaatgacacacttacaatgacataaatcataaaaagggacaaaaaaagtagaattttgtTGATCTAATTGTACAAAAATGTAACACTTTTGGAATCAAAATGTAcaactttaaattttttatttttttaaaaaatactgcaaaaatgctGGCTCTAATGctattttttcatttgaatattcacattttttatttgttttcagacTCATCTTCGATCTGCTACATGTAAActcatcctgcagttcagctgaaaagtctagGAATTTTTGACATGTGACTATTGGTtgtagctgagtcactgataGTTTCCTAGTTGGACCGAGGCACAcagaatttttagctttttacagaatctgaacATTGCGAACcattaatttttaaacaagacatgtagaataaaggaaTTTCGATTTGgagtttagatttggttaatctTCCCAACAGAGCCGTACGTCACACGATACTTTCAAGAaacatcagaaagttgaaaatctgccAGTTGCTTCGGTTTGTTTTCGTCTAATCTAATTTTgccactttaaaataaaaaacgacatgccttttaaacctgctggcgggttttggggttcagagggttactTTAAATTCTTGACATTCACTAAAGAAGCACAGCTGGTCcacaaaattattatttctgttacattttttgttggagATGTTACCTTCATGTGCTTTTGCTTGTTCCAATCATGCAGTATGGAGGTATTTCTGTTATTACTACTGCatggacacacagacagattatTCTACTGTTTTTTAGTCCTATATGTACACACTAGATCACCATGTATGTATTCCAGAATCAGAGGGTACACGAACGCCTGAATAAAGACTTTAGAGAGAAATTTACTCAGGCCTTTTAGGATCCTAGCATCTCTTTTATACAGTAAATATAACACTAGCTTAACACTGACACTGGTATTTACTTTATATTCTGTGGTCCTGAATGGGAAAATACTAACTACCAAGCCgtgtttctgtaatttattgCCAATTTTGCTCAGTTCAggtagttttttactttttctataAAGGGTTAATCCGCATAtagatttttctgacattttctcttGCATACATGGAGAaagatgtgtttgtttctttgtctttattttcttttttgtgccaCATTTCAGACGTTTGCCTCGCTTCAGAGTTCTATGGAATCACGGCTACTGATGACCcgtttgtatttttgttgttgaataGTGTCACGGTGCCCTGTGAAAAGCAgctgttatatatatatatatatatatattttttttttaaatgcactaattgtatgaacactgtgtcagtttaCATCACCTTTGCTCCCTAATTGTGCTGagtgtttttttaactgtattgcTTCTAACACATTAATCATTTACTGTAACAAACACTATCTGATGTCAAAAAATGATGAACCCCGTTAGCTGTCAAAGCGGACGTTTGAAAGCAGTTTTGATTCTATTACTGTTGTGACTTTTTGTCTCCTCTCAGCTGATTAATCAGATCCTGATAAATTGTCtgaggtgttttgtttttgctaacTTTGCTGGAAATGTGACATTGTTCAGTGAAGTTTAAGCCAAATTAAGTGTCGCTGCCTTTTGATCAATGTGTTCTTCTACAATGTGGAATCAATGAAATAGTCTAaagaaagctgtttttttttttttttttttacactgttacctttttgttttcaataaaacatAACCACAGAATAATAAGTGTGAGTTCATATAAGCAGGAACAAGAATGACAAAGCAATTTATTAACTGCTTCATGGTAATCAATCCAGTTGACACCCTGCCAAGCTTATTTACTGCAAGAAGTCATGCGAGTAATTTGTTTGTCCTCAcaacaaaacaggcaaaaactgAGCATCGTTTTAGTCGGACTGACTTATAAACAATCTGCTCTGGTGATGGTTTCAATTTATTAGATAAATAGCTTGAAGAATCACTCATTTGTGGTGTTAGAAAAGTTATCAATTAGAAATCTCATCTTTTACAaatgaattatcagaaaatagTAGAAAACATCCATCACAGCTTTGATTAATATCAACTCTGCATCGTTTTAgttatatataataaattatttttatttgaaaagcaGGAACTAGAGAaggtttgtcatttttatttagacTTAATAGTTGACCAGCGGAATAACTCAATAACTAAACTACACGGAAATATTTATTGAGATGTAGTGAAATAATTTAACTTCACAAGCTTGTCTTTAGCTTAGCCTACACACTAAATGCTGCTCTGcatgaacactgcctgcagttcacctgaaaactgaatttttgtctcatgactgttggtcacaactgagtcagtcatggcttcacatTTGCATCAATAAGtgcagaatatttattttacagaatctagttagcacaaatgactgtttttggcaaatttttaaataagacatgtagaataaagtgattttaattaaatcattttttaagctTAGCTGGaagctgtaaaactgaaaaaaaaacaaaaaaaacccaatctGATTTACACCTTTTTCTACAGTCACTGATCAGTTATGTGTGATGTTTGGATCCAttgtgaaaattaaccaaatctaagcttaaaatggtgacatttcatcagaaattgcaaaaaacatttcagtttcaaCATGAtgcaagtctgaactgcatttAGCCACATTAACAACATACTTTGAGCTTTGTTAAGCAGTCTGAGGAAAGCAAATGTGCGCAAAAAAGTTtgccaaaacattaaattttagtGTAGTTTGTTGCTCCCAGCTATTTGTAGGAGTTTTTTCTCtatgttttctttacaaaatcaccaaaattacacaatttctcagagctgcaaactgtaaaaactggggaaaaaaatcatctgttctACACCTTTTTCTACAGTCATTGGGCAGTTACTATGTGTGACATTCAGTTCCATTGGGAAAATtacccaaatctaagcttaaaatcgtgGCGTTTCATCAGAAATCGCAGTAGGTCGGGCCTACTgcgatttttttattttatttccaacataGCATGAGTCTGAACTGCATTTAAGTGTAAGTCAGAtgagttttttcagtttttacagtctcCAGATCTAagaaatggtgtgattttgtaaagaaaactcACAGCCGGAAGCCACAAACTACACTAAAACTTAGGATTTTGGCAAACTGTTTTGTTGGCTCAAACTGCGTCACAAAACTCAAAGTACTTTGTTAATGTGGCTAAATGAAGTTCAGATTTGCACCATGTTGAAAGTGAAATGTTTTAAGTTCGATCTAGTGAGATTTCTGATGAAATGTCACgatttaaagcttagatttggttcattctCCTAATGGAACCAAACGCTAAATGCTATTAATAATCAATGACTGTTGAAAAAGGTGCagatctgatgatttttttttttcagtttttcgcTTCCAGCTCTGagaaatggtgtaattttagtgattttgtaaagaaaactcagaggaaagactcctacaaacagccgGAAGCAACAAACTACACTAAAATGTCGGGTTTTGGTACATTTGCCTTTCTCAAACTGCTTCACAAACCTCAAAGTATGGTATTACTGTGGCTAAATGAAGCTCAGATTTGTGCCAGGttgaaactgaaatgttttagCGATTTCTGATGAAATGTCACGACTTTTTAGTGTAAATTCAATTAATTT
This genomic stretch from Amphiprion ocellaris isolate individual 3 ecotype Okinawa chromosome 9, ASM2253959v1, whole genome shotgun sequence harbors:
- the cldn12 gene encoding claudin-12 gives rise to the protein MSCRDIHATNAFSFIIAFVSVGGIAVAAVIPQWRVTRLVTFNRNAKNISVYDGLWAKCVKQDGYSGCYYYDSEWYSKVDQLDLRLLQFCLPIGIMFGSFALLLCMAGMCKTCCCSDKPEPDIKTIRFLVNSAGCHLVAGMFLFLGGAIPLAPSVWFLFRTKEMNIKYDNIFSDGFAVYVSIGCSGGLMLAALLMFMWYCMCKKLPSPFWLPLPSMSNSLSAQPLTANGFPPSPVYGPQPFPPTVIDTQPFVPSQGYAQSVVAPAATQVYMSQLSAPDGYGSEVGGTQAYSYAPSQSYAPSQSYAPSQSYAPSQSYAPSQGYASSYAGHRYSTRSRMSAIEIDIPVLTQAQ